Proteins encoded within one genomic window of Paraglaciecola psychrophila 170:
- the dnaA gene encoding chromosomal replication initiator protein DnaA translates to MSIWNQCLDRLQQDLPIQQFSMWIRPLQAEHGDAHITLFAPNRFVLDWVRDKYFTNINNLLAEFCGDKAPQLRFEVKVVNVDANRNFGANSQPLSVSQHRQTNSNQSPTSPPVSINNSYVAAPIAAGHKSNINLTYKFDNFVEGKSNQLARAASQQVADNPGGAYNPLFIYGGTGLGKTHLLHAVGNGIMDKKKNATVVYMHSERFVQDMVKALQNNAIEEFKRYYRSVDALLIDDIQFFANKERSQEEFFHTFNALLEGNQQIILTSDRYPKEIVGVEDRLKSRFGWGLTIAIEPPELETRVAILMRKAVENKIFLPDEVAFFIAKRLRSNVRELEGALNRVIANANFTGRPITIDFVREALRDLLALQEKLVTIDNIQKTVAEYYKIKMADILSKRRSRSVARPRQMAMALSKELTNHSLPEIGDAFGGRDHTTVLHACRKIVQLREESHDIKEDYQNLIRTLSS, encoded by the coding sequence ATGTCTATATGGAATCAGTGTCTAGATAGGTTACAGCAGGATTTGCCTATTCAACAATTTAGTATGTGGATAAGACCACTTCAGGCTGAACATGGTGATGCTCATATTACTCTTTTTGCACCGAACCGTTTTGTTTTGGATTGGGTTAGAGATAAATATTTCACGAATATTAACAATTTGTTGGCTGAATTCTGTGGGGATAAAGCTCCTCAGCTACGGTTCGAAGTTAAGGTTGTCAATGTCGACGCTAATAGAAACTTTGGTGCAAACAGTCAGCCTTTATCAGTATCTCAGCATAGGCAAACTAATAGTAATCAATCACCTACATCACCTCCCGTCTCGATAAATAATTCTTATGTGGCTGCACCCATTGCAGCAGGGCATAAAAGTAATATTAATTTAACCTATAAATTTGATAATTTTGTCGAAGGTAAGTCAAATCAGCTAGCAAGAGCTGCTTCTCAACAAGTTGCTGATAATCCTGGTGGCGCGTATAATCCATTGTTTATTTATGGTGGTACCGGGCTAGGTAAAACCCATCTATTACATGCTGTTGGTAACGGCATCATGGATAAAAAGAAAAATGCCACTGTTGTTTATATGCATTCAGAACGTTTCGTTCAAGATATGGTTAAAGCTTTACAAAATAATGCTATTGAAGAATTTAAACGTTATTACCGATCAGTCGATGCTTTACTTATAGACGATATTCAATTTTTCGCGAACAAAGAGCGCTCTCAAGAAGAGTTTTTCCATACCTTCAATGCATTATTAGAAGGTAATCAACAGATAATTCTCACTTCTGATCGTTATCCAAAAGAGATTGTGGGTGTTGAAGACCGACTTAAATCTCGCTTTGGTTGGGGTCTTACGATCGCCATCGAACCACCTGAGTTAGAGACCCGTGTAGCCATTTTGATGCGCAAGGCGGTTGAAAATAAAATATTTTTACCTGATGAAGTTGCTTTCTTTATTGCTAAACGTTTACGCTCAAATGTCCGTGAACTCGAAGGTGCGTTAAACCGGGTCATTGCTAATGCAAACTTTACGGGACGTCCTATTACGATAGATTTTGTTCGTGAAGCGCTTCGTGATTTACTGGCACTGCAAGAAAAATTAGTCACGATCGATAACATTCAAAAGACAGTCGCAGAATATTACAAGATTAAGATGGCTGACATTTTGTCAAAACGGCGCAGCCGAAGTGTCGCCAGACCTAGGCAAATGGCGATGGCTTTGTCTAAAGAATTAACTAACCATAGTTTGCCAGAGATTGGTGACGCTTTTGGTGGACGAGACC